The genomic interval GAGAGTAAAATATAGACCGCGGCTTTTTCAAATTGTCCATTGGCGGAAGCGATAATACTAATCACACCTAAAAAAGCACTTGCTGCTGTAAAGAGATTGGGGAAAATATAGATCAATTGGAGTTTATTGCCATTGCTATTTTCTATCATCGGTATCCTTATACGCAAGATAGCCTAATACGCTTGACCCTGCTTTGACTTCATCACTTAATGAAACTTTAATGCGCGTATCAAGAGGCAGTAAAAGTGCCACCTCTCCATCGCGTAAAAAGCCCAATCGTTCACCCGCTTTAAAGGCGCCTATTTTGGAGAAAAGTGTAATCTTTTGGCTCCATAGACCCGCACTCACAATCATTTTGATAGGGGCAAAAGCACTTTTACATGTAAGCCCTTTGCGCTCTGCCATCGAGGCAAAAAGAGGTGATGTTGAGGGCATAAATAGCCCAAAACGTTTTTTGACCTCTAAAATTTCCATGCCAAGCGGTGCGCGTAAAACACCCACATCCCAAAAGGATTTTCGAATGACAATGCGCAACGCTTCACTGCCATCACTCAAACTTATTTTCGAAATGTCAGTCACCTTACCATCCAAAGGCGCAATTAAACAACGCTCATCATCTTCTTCGGCAATACGTTCAGGATTGCGGTAGCTATAAAGTGTTCCTGCAAAAATTAGAAAAAACACCCATGATAAAAACGAGAGTGCGTAAAAAAGGAGGAAAACCATAAACGCTAAAACGACTTGGTTCCATCCCTCTTTTGCAATAATGTGTGTTGAAGTAAACGACCCGTTACGCATCGGTCTTAGGTTCTTCTTCAGAAATTTTTGACTCGTGTCGCACGAGGGGAGCTTTGAGCTTTGAAGGAATGTTAAATTCAATTTCAAATGCTTCAATGACCGCACGTAACTGAACGCCATCAATCGTCTCATACTCACTCAGTTTGGACACAATGCGCTCAATACACTCACGATACTCTTCTAAACGCTCCTTCACAATAACGTAGCGCGCTTGAAGCGTCTCTTTAATGTGCTCATCCAGTTTTTCAGCCATTTTTTCACTGTAATCTTTACTAGTTCCACCATTTAAAAAAACATTACGCTGTTTTTCAAGAACCATCAATCCTGCAACATCGCTCATTCCGTAAATGCTGACCATCGATTTGATAATGTCTGTTGCACGCTCTAAGTCATTGCCTGCACCTGTTGAAATTTCGCCTAAGAAAACCTCTTCCGCCGCACGACCGCCCAAAAGCACATCGACTTCAGCAATCAGCTCATGCTTTTGCATTAAAAATTTATTCTCTTCGGGTGTATTAAGCGTATAGCCAAGGGCTGCCAATCCTCGTGGGATGATAGAAACCTTCGAAACTCTCTTCGCTCCCTTGGTTGTCTCCGCAATCAAAGCATGACCACTTTCATGATACGCTACGATGCGTTTCTCCTCTGGATTAATGCGTCTACTTTTTTTCTCCAAACCTGCAATGGCTCGTTCAACTGCATCAACTAAATCAATTTGCTCTACATGATCTTTATTTTTACGTCCACCAAGAAGGGCTGCTTCATTAATAATATTAGCAAGATCCGCACCTGCAAGACCCGCTGTTAACCGTGCAATCTCTTCAAGATCAATATTTTTACCAAGCTTGATATCCGCACTGTGTACTTTTAAAATATCTTTCCTGCCTTGGAAATCGGGCTTATCAACCAATACTTGTCTGTCAAAACGACCAGGTCTAAGAAGTGCTGCATCCAAAACTTCGGGACGATTCGTTGCGGCAAGGACAATAACCGGTGATTTATCGGAGCTAAAGCCATCCATTTCGGCGAGCAGTTGATTGAGGGTTTGTTCTCTCTCATCATTACCACCCATCATACCGTTCGCAGCTCTACTTTTACCAATGGCATCAATCTCATCAATAAAGACAATAGCCGGAGCCTCTTTTTTAGCGTTTTCAAAAAGATCCCTCACACGACTTGCACCCACACCCACAAACATCTCGATAAAACTTGAACCTGAAACAGAGAAGAAAGGAACACTCGCCTCTCCTGCAACCGCTTTGGCAAGCAGGGTTTTACCCGTACCTGGAGGGCCTACTAACAGGACACCTTTAGGAATTTTAGCGCCTAAACTCATGTAGCGATCCGGGAACTTAAGGAAATCAACAATCTCTTTCACTTCCTCTTTGGCCTCTTCCACACCTGCGACATCTTCAAATTTCACTTTTGGTTTTTCTGAATTGACAAGCTTTTTACTGCTTCCCATGCCGAGGATGCCACCACCCATATTTTTTTGCATTTTGTTTGCTAAAAACATCCAAATACCAAAGAAAACAAAGACAGGAAGCACCCATGAGAACAGAATCTCGGTTAAGATGTTAGACTCATTGTAACCACCATAGCCCACTTTTTTCTCATCCATCAAAGGAATAAGGGTGCTATCTTCTCCCACTTTTTTGACCACATACACTGTTTTTTGAGCACCTTCAGGTGAAAATGCTTTGATCGTGGTTTGACCAATGGCAACATAACTGATTTGATTATTGCGAATGAGCTCTTTGAGTTCATAATAACTAATATTTTTAGTCGCGCTGTTTTGCCCACTAAACGTAGCACCCACAGCAGGGTCAGAAACCGTCGTAAAATTTTTAAATAAAACGACGATGACAATGGCAAAAATTGCGAACATTAAAAGTGGATTTTGATTAAAAAAGTTATTTTTCTTTTCGTTTTTGTTATCGTTTTGATTATTTTGACTCATCTAATTCCTTTGTAGCACGAGTGTAAACCACTCTTCTTTTTGATACTTTTCAACCAATTTCATCGAAGAAAACTTACTTTCTACTTTATCGACGTATTTATCTAAAATGCCAGAGAGTATCAATAATCCACCCTCTTTGACTGCTTTTTGCAAGTCACTGGTGAGCATAATCAGTACATCCGCGATAATATTGGCAACAACAATGTCATACTCTTTGTCACGTTTTTGAACCGAACCGGTCCAAATGCGATTAAACTGCTCTTGATTGAGCTTAAAATTTTCCGTTGCGCTATCTGTCGCTTGTGCATCCGTATCGCACAGATCCACAATGGCACCACATTTTCGTGCCGCAATGCTTAAAATGCCACTACCGCACCCAACGTCTAAAAGTTCATTGC from Sulfurospirillum multivorans DSM 12446 carries:
- a CDS encoding phosphatidylserine decarboxylase, with translation MRNGSFTSTHIIAKEGWNQVVLAFMVFLLFYALSFLSWVFFLIFAGTLYSYRNPERIAEEDDERCLIAPLDGKVTDISKISLSDGSEALRIVIRKSFWDVGVLRAPLGMEILEVKKRFGLFMPSTSPLFASMAERKGLTCKSAFAPIKMIVSAGLWSQKITLFSKIGAFKAGERLGFLRDGEVALLLPLDTRIKVSLSDEVKAGSSVLGYLAYKDTDDRK
- the ftsH gene encoding ATP-dependent zinc metalloprotease FtsH yields the protein MSQNNQNDNKNEKKNNFFNQNPLLMFAIFAIVIVVLFKNFTTVSDPAVGATFSGQNSATKNISYYELKELIRNNQISYVAIGQTTIKAFSPEGAQKTVYVVKKVGEDSTLIPLMDEKKVGYGGYNESNILTEILFSWVLPVFVFFGIWMFLANKMQKNMGGGILGMGSSKKLVNSEKPKVKFEDVAGVEEAKEEVKEIVDFLKFPDRYMSLGAKIPKGVLLVGPPGTGKTLLAKAVAGEASVPFFSVSGSSFIEMFVGVGASRVRDLFENAKKEAPAIVFIDEIDAIGKSRAANGMMGGNDEREQTLNQLLAEMDGFSSDKSPVIVLAATNRPEVLDAALLRPGRFDRQVLVDKPDFQGRKDILKVHSADIKLGKNIDLEEIARLTAGLAGADLANIINEAALLGGRKNKDHVEQIDLVDAVERAIAGLEKKSRRINPEEKRIVAYHESGHALIAETTKGAKRVSKVSIIPRGLAALGYTLNTPEENKFLMQKHELIAEVDVLLGGRAAEEVFLGEISTGAGNDLERATDIIKSMVSIYGMSDVAGLMVLEKQRNVFLNGGTSKDYSEKMAEKLDEHIKETLQARYVIVKERLEEYRECIERIVSKLSEYETIDGVQLRAVIEAFEIEFNIPSKLKAPLVRHESKISEEEPKTDA